The following are encoded together in the Oncorhynchus clarkii lewisi isolate Uvic-CL-2024 chromosome 25, UVic_Ocla_1.0, whole genome shotgun sequence genome:
- the LOC139384019 gene encoding left-right determination factor 2-like, whose protein sequence is MAYFPIWLLCASAILSLTHSFNQENLKEAMLQRLGLKELPRIHKRDLENLVVPSHIRNKYLTLLKLHHERRRRSLPSLAGILRGYSGNADISGEILYSDATRERLVFDMEARVPANSEVTMAELRLYQNAPHKLHLAGRKSQKQGNNARVSVYWVEVLENGANRSSLVDSRLVPIYETGWKGFDVTQAVHYWSKGRREVPLRLELRVEGERPGSYAAEMAKSMRFTAQDPSDQSTGKPELLFYTLNLEEYGSRGDCQSSKPNGICCREDHFINFRELTWTQYWVIEPAGYQSFRCAGGCKQPKRHYGYGERRCAATENAPLPIMYLVKKGDYTEIEVAEFPNMIVEKCRCTMDNVSV, encoded by the exons ATGGCATATTTCCCAATTTGGCTGCTGTGCGCCAGTGCGATACTGTCTCTAACGCACAGCTTCAACCAGGAGAACCTGAAAGAGGCTATGCTTCAGAGGCTTGGACTGAAGGAACTCCCAAGGATCCATAAAAGGGACTTGGAAAACCTGGTCGTTCCTAGCCACATCAGAAACAAGTACCTGACCCTGCTGAAGCTGCACCACGAGAGGAGACGCCGCTCTCTGCCCAGCCTAGCAGGAATCCTCAGGGGGTATTCCGGGAACGCAG ATATATCGGGGGAGATTCTTTACTCTGACGCCACCAGAGAGCGGTTGGTTTTCGACATGGAGGCCAGGGTCCCAGCCAACAGCGAGGTGACCATGGCGGAGCTCAGACTCTACCAGAACGCCCCTCATAAACTGCACCTGGCCGGGAGAAAGAGTCAAAAGCAGGGCAACAACGCACGGGTCAGCGTCTACTGGGTGGAGGTTCTAGAGAACGGCGCCAACCGCTCCTCACTGGTAGACTCAAG GTTGGTGCCAATCTACGAGACCGGGTGGAAAGGTTTTGATGTGACGCAGGCCGTACACTACTGGTCGAAGGGACGTCGAGAGGTGCCGCTGCGCCTGGAGCTGCGGGTCGAGGGGGAGAGACCGGGAAGCTACGCAGCCGAGATGGCCAAGAGTATGCGCTTTACCGCGCAGGACCCCTCTGACCAGAGCACGGGAAAGCCTGAGCTTCTTTTTTACACCTTGAACCTGGAGGAATATGG TTCCCGTGGTGACTGCCAGTCCAGCAAGCCGAACGGCATATGCTGCAGAGAAGACCACTTCATCAACTTCCGGGAGCTAACTTGGACTCAATACTGGGTCATCGAACCTGCAGGCTACCAGTCCTTCCGATGCGCAGGAGGATGCAAGCAGCCAAAGCGTCATTATGGCTACGGAGAACGGCGGTGCGCGGCTACGGAGAACGCTCCGCTACCTATAATGTACCTGGTGAAAAAAGGAGACTACACTGAGATTGAAGTGGCCGAGTTTCCCAACATGATAGTGGAGAAGTGCAGATGTACAATGGACAATGTATCTGTTTGA
- the LOC139383834 gene encoding ADP-dependent glucokinase-like: MEQGSGFSFMKYGTAASLAMVLLAYWFRSPGESGLDNRLDTVLSSLLRAESKVGMNNARPRVAIGLGGCVDVIVDGVTLLNKIGLPPTGQPLHHDYIETADQLAQSFAYFFAPGAASERFVINDTLFSQLVEASRELPDNRWAIGGNAPVMAGRMATEGCDVLLGGSFSPDFADILSQHITVAGNVVEEPDIHLILEYPSGATWGQYTARRANRYIVHSDDHNPYLASLQDFEVKLQDFHPDLLVVGGLQMMDSFPFQQGEREALLSRLGSLLSSSSPRTGVHFEMASFVDEGLMGDLLRLVLPHADSLGMNEQELPNLLSLLRGSNITVLSDPNPRVATVLDQMRALYRLVNQRYRDANEDSDMGAYATSAKGRPLTRLHVHTLAFQAMIVTRGSQWKNTMSAVAKASLTANRHVCGSPDIDPSKARLIMDESFSVSSKEGSQRIPLEETRPVSCWDEEDYEICVAPVLVCTEVYQTAGGGDNISAAGLVLQI; encoded by the exons ATGGAGCAAGGAAGCGGGTTTTCATTCATGAAGTATGGGACTGCAGCGTCCCTCGCAATGGTTCTGCTGGCGTACTGGTTCCGATCTCCAGGGGAGTCAGGACTAGATAACAGGCTTGACACGGTGCTGTCCTCCCTACTGCGGGCTGAAAGCAAAGTGGGGATGAACAACGCCAGACCCAGGGTGGCGATAG gtTTAGGGGGTTGTGTTGACGTCATCGTGGATGGGGTGACGTTGCTGAATAAGATCGGCCTGCCGCCCACAGGCCAGCCTCTCCACCATGACTACATAGAGACCGCTGATCAGCTGGCACAGAGCTTCGCTTACTTCTTTGCCCCGGGAGCAGCCTCAGA gcgGTTTGTGATAAATGACACCTTGTTCAGTCAGCTGGTCGAGGCATCCCGTGAGTTGCCCGACAACCGCTGGGCCATAGGTGGCAACGCCCCGGTGATGGCTGGTCGCATGGCAACCGAGGGCTGCGACGTGTTGCTAGGGGGGAGCTTCAGCCCCGACTTCGCTGACATACTGTCCCAGCAcatcacag ttGCAGGTAATGTGGTGGAGGAGCCTGATATCCATCTGATCCTGGAGTACCCATCAGGAGCCACCTGGGGCCAGTACACCGCCCGCAGAGCCAACAG GTACATAGTCCACAGTGATGACCATAACCCGTACCTGGCGTCGCTTCAGGACTTTGAGGTGAAGCTACAGGACTTCCACCCTGACCTGCTGGTGGTGGGCGGGCTCCAGATGATGGACAGCTTCCCCTTCCAACAGG gtgagcGGGAAGCACTGCTCTCTCGGCTGggcagtctcctctcctcctcctcccctcgtACGGGCGTCCATTTTGAGATGGCCAGCTTCGTGGATGAGGGTCTAATGGGGGACCTGCTGCGTCTGGTCCTGCCCCACGCTGACTCTCTGGGGATGAACGAGCAGGAGCTGCCCAACTTGCTCAGCCTTCTGAGGGGCTCCAACATCACCGTgctctctgaccctaaccctcgcGTTGCTACCGTCCTCGACCAGATGAGGGCGCTCTACCGCCTGGTCAACCAGCGCTACCGCGACGCTAATGAGGATAGCGACATGGGCGCTTACGCCACTAGTGCCAAAGGCCGGCCGCTGACCCGGCTCCACGTACACACCCTGGCGTTCCAGGCCATGATCGTGACGCGCGGCTCCCAGTGGAAGAACACCATGTCTGCTGTGGCCAAGGCCTCGCTCACCGCCAACCGCCACGTGTGTGGCTCGCCGGACATCGACCCCAGCAAGGCGCGCCTCATCATGGACGAGTCGTTCTCGGTGAGTAGTAAGGAGGGCAGCCAGCGGATCCCTCTAGAGGAGACCAGGCCTGTCAGCTGCTGGGACGAGGAGGACTACGAGATCTGTGTGGCGCCTGTCCTGGTGTGCACCGAGGTTTACCAGACGGCCGGGGGAGGGGACAACATCTCTGCCGCAGGACTGGTGCTGCAGATCTGA